One genomic segment of Synechocystis sp. LKSZ1 includes these proteins:
- a CDS encoding O-antigen ligase family protein, translated as MPPASSKADLPSNEGRLLGLLTAALYALFTLLPNSNSLMVAWPTVFIWQIALLAPMLWLLWQIGQRRQIQGLGLGWDYLVGFTLLGLVVSTWGAEFPQQARWYAWSVLGYLSALYALNTWLQTPARRQGLLVFQGYLSSAFILLSLALWLSQTLLPQLDLLQQFQSFGVQEKFSFSTLELRNWAPIGHQNYVAGYLLLALPLLLALGLTASGKKRWFWFSGVGLGLLDLYTTSSRGGLLGLAVLCFLGLLGLIRWGQLGRRWLLGIVIATSALLLLILASNDRFQAIVRGLFQGQGGELTYRLLNMEVGWRMGSAHLWTGVGLGGVPLLYQRYRPIWAGRESELIHQLHSTPAQLFAEMGLWGLALGVAVIIALLYGLGRWWQKPDKPQAEIIWVWSLSSGLWAYVVMALTDYQLDNLGISGFLVIVSAILLSYGRCSPQEAKTHPLALTLFYGGLGLIFAVSIWLFPIHRAWQLSNLGFQALAAKNIPAFEQYLTQAQQLAPWEAYYSNQLGWNFGNLALTTENPQERQALQQRAMTAFAKAAQVSPYQEFTHSNLGWLQLGQDPRAASRSFAQALSLVPAKRGLFYGLGLSLLLQQQPELALQAFSLECLRDPIFITSPLWRTPLLINLYPQLLTQVRQDLDRLLEKTSSESELKPLLHQIRGGLAWWMGDYSQAQSDLSQYGTTTGQVLLALAQNQTPSPQTLATLPTVTRTALQAWQTPAQRPQLLTQAWIEATQTLLSKPLEQQLLTSLAQAQNLPQWLRQGAPVLQYRRQRLGYGIVSRHIDGPNPEDFFRVVDNLPMTLWFADLLPSPILAPALDQALQPQRQHLLQQVQNLPSPPGRP; from the coding sequence ATGCCCCCTGCTTCCTCCAAGGCAGATTTGCCCAGCAACGAAGGCCGCTTACTCGGCCTATTAACCGCTGCTCTCTACGCCCTATTCACCCTTCTGCCCAATAGCAATAGTTTGATGGTGGCCTGGCCCACTGTTTTTATTTGGCAAATTGCTCTACTGGCCCCCATGCTCTGGTTACTGTGGCAAATCGGCCAGCGGCGGCAGATTCAAGGATTAGGGCTGGGTTGGGATTATCTGGTCGGCTTCACCTTACTGGGCCTGGTGGTCAGCACTTGGGGCGCAGAATTTCCCCAACAAGCCCGTTGGTATGCCTGGTCAGTTTTGGGCTATCTGAGCGCTTTGTATGCCCTCAATACTTGGTTACAAACACCGGCCCGGCGCCAGGGCCTCTTGGTGTTTCAAGGGTATCTAAGTTCTGCCTTTATTCTCTTGAGCTTGGCCCTGTGGCTCAGTCAGACCCTTCTGCCCCAATTGGACTTACTACAACAGTTCCAGAGCTTCGGTGTCCAAGAAAAATTTAGCTTTAGCACCCTGGAACTGCGCAACTGGGCCCCCATCGGCCACCAGAATTATGTAGCGGGCTATCTCCTACTGGCTCTGCCGTTACTCTTGGCTCTAGGCCTGACAGCGTCGGGTAAAAAACGCTGGTTTTGGTTCAGTGGAGTGGGCTTGGGGTTACTGGATCTCTATACCACCAGTTCTCGCGGGGGCCTGCTTGGCCTGGCAGTTCTTTGTTTTTTGGGCCTGCTGGGTCTGATCCGCTGGGGCCAATTGGGCCGGCGTTGGTTACTGGGCATCGTGATCGCTACCTCGGCCCTGCTATTGCTGATTCTGGCGAGTAACGACCGTTTCCAGGCCATTGTGCGGGGCCTGTTCCAAGGTCAGGGAGGAGAACTGACCTATCGCTTACTCAATATGGAGGTGGGATGGCGCATGGGCAGTGCCCACCTCTGGACGGGGGTTGGCCTGGGCGGTGTACCGTTGCTCTACCAACGCTATCGACCCATCTGGGCTGGCCGGGAATCGGAACTGATCCACCAATTGCACAGTACACCGGCCCAACTGTTTGCGGAAATGGGCCTCTGGGGCCTAGCGCTTGGGGTTGCCGTGATCATTGCTTTGCTCTATGGCCTCGGACGCTGGTGGCAGAAGCCCGACAAACCCCAGGCAGAAATTATTTGGGTCTGGAGCCTTAGCAGTGGACTCTGGGCCTATGTCGTCATGGCCCTGACGGATTATCAGTTGGATAATCTGGGGATTAGCGGCTTTTTGGTGATTGTTAGTGCGATTTTGCTCAGTTATGGTCGCTGTTCTCCCCAGGAAGCCAAAACCCATCCCTTGGCCCTTACCCTGTTCTACGGCGGTCTGGGCCTGATATTTGCCGTCAGTATCTGGCTATTTCCCATCCACCGGGCCTGGCAACTCTCCAACCTGGGGTTTCAGGCCCTGGCGGCCAAAAATATTCCGGCCTTTGAACAATATCTCACCCAGGCCCAGCAGTTGGCCCCCTGGGAAGCCTACTATTCCAATCAACTGGGCTGGAATTTTGGGAATTTAGCCTTAACGACGGAAAATCCCCAGGAACGGCAGGCCCTGCAACAACGGGCGATGACGGCCTTCGCAAAAGCGGCTCAGGTTTCTCCCTACCAGGAATTTACCCATAGCAATCTAGGCTGGTTGCAACTGGGTCAAGACCCCCGAGCGGCTAGTCGTTCCTTTGCTCAGGCCCTGTCCCTCGTGCCAGCTAAACGGGGCCTCTTCTACGGTTTGGGCCTTAGCCTATTGCTTCAGCAACAGCCGGAGTTGGCCCTGCAGGCCTTTAGCTTGGAATGTCTGCGCGACCCCATTTTTATCACCAGTCCCCTCTGGCGGACGCCTCTGCTGATTAATCTCTATCCCCAACTGCTGACCCAGGTACGTCAAGATCTGGATCGCCTGCTGGAAAAAACTAGCTCAGAATCCGAACTTAAACCCCTGCTCCATCAAATTCGGGGCGGTCTGGCCTGGTGGATGGGAGACTATTCCCAAGCCCAGTCTGATCTGAGTCAATACGGAACAACAACGGGACAAGTTCTCCTGGCCCTGGCTCAAAACCAGACTCCTTCACCTCAGACCTTGGCCACACTTCCGACAGTGACCCGGACGGCCCTCCAGGCCTGGCAAACTCCGGCCCAGCGACCCCAACTACTAACCCAAGCCTGGATCGAAGCGACTCAAACGCTCTTATCCAAACCTTTAGAACAGCAATTATTAACCTCCCTGGCCCAGGCCCAGAACTTGCCCCAATGGCTACGGCAGGGGGCCCCCGTGTTGCAATACCGACGCCAACGGCTAGGTTATGGCATCGTTAGCCGCCATATTGATGGCCCGAATCCTGAGGATTTCTTTCGGGTGGTGGATAATTTGCCCATGACGCTGTGGTTTGCTGACCTGCTTCCTTCCCCTATTTTGGCCCCAGCCCTAGACCAGGCCCTGCAACCCCAACGGCAACACCTGCTGCAACAGGTACAAAATCTACCCTCCCCACCAGGCCGACCCTAG
- a CDS encoding thiamine phosphate synthase: MTTAPQSPAIARILDANLNRAREGLRTIEEWCRFGLNSAELAEPCKAMRQEIARWHRPEFRQARDTTTDVGTQLTHPQEAQRESLQQLLQANLGRVQEALRVLEEYGKLHDPAMGASFKQLRYQTYILEQNLLGQDRFARLRSAPLYLVTSPHDQLLAIVEAALAGGLTLVQYRDKDTPDGQRLPLALQLRDLCHRYRALFLVNDRVDLALAVKADGVHLGQQDLPIAVAREILGPQAIIGRSTTNPEEMAKALTEGADYLGVGPVYATPTKAGKAATGLDYVTYARQHSPIPWFAIGGIEASNLPAVMQAGAGQVAVVRAIMAADNPTQATQSLLATLKTPVSPGK; the protein is encoded by the coding sequence ATGACCACTGCCCCTCAATCCCCGGCCATTGCCCGTATTCTGGACGCGAATCTCAACCGCGCGCGGGAAGGCCTGAGAACGATTGAAGAATGGTGCCGCTTTGGCCTCAATTCCGCTGAATTAGCCGAGCCATGCAAAGCCATGCGCCAGGAAATCGCCCGTTGGCATCGGCCGGAATTTCGTCAAGCTCGGGATACCACGACAGACGTAGGCACTCAGTTAACCCATCCCCAGGAGGCCCAGCGGGAAAGTCTCCAGCAATTGCTCCAGGCTAATCTTGGCCGAGTACAAGAGGCCCTGCGGGTTCTAGAAGAATACGGCAAACTCCACGATCCGGCCATGGGGGCCAGTTTTAAACAACTCCGCTACCAGACCTACATCCTGGAACAGAACCTATTGGGGCAAGACCGTTTTGCCCGTCTGCGCTCGGCTCCTTTGTACCTCGTCACCTCTCCCCACGACCAACTCCTCGCCATTGTGGAAGCGGCCCTGGCGGGAGGCCTGACCCTAGTTCAGTACCGCGATAAGGACACCCCCGATGGCCAACGTTTGCCCCTGGCCCTGCAACTGCGTGATCTCTGCCATCGCTACAGGGCCTTGTTTTTAGTCAATGACCGGGTGGATCTGGCCCTGGCGGTGAAGGCGGATGGGGTCCATCTTGGGCAACAGGATTTACCCATTGCGGTAGCCCGTGAGATCCTTGGCCCTCAGGCCATTATTGGCCGTTCTACGACTAATCCCGAAGAAATGGCCAAGGCCCTGACGGAAGGAGCCGACTATCTCGGGGTAGGGCCCGTTTATGCCACCCCCACCAAGGCCGGTAAAGCAGCAACGGGCCTGGATTATGTGACCTACGCTCGGCAACATTCTCCCATCCCCTGGTTTGCCATTGGGGGAATTGAGGCTAGTAATCTCCCTGCGGTGATGCAGGCCGGGGCCGGTCAAGTGGCCGTCGTCCGGGCGATCATGGCGGCTGATAATCCCACCCAGGCCACCCAGTCCCTACTGGCGACGCTCAAAACTCCCGTCTCCCCAGGGAAATAG